The DNA segment CCAGCCATTGGTTTCTCTTTTACACATACCCAAAAAACCAGTACCTTTATAGAATATTATAATGATATAGCTATCAATTCAGATACACAGAAAAGTCGTGTAGTGGACGCAGGTATCGCATATTTATTAACTCCCTCCATCCAGTTGGATTTTAATGCTGGTTTTTCACTCGATCAGTATTCTAGCGACTTTATGGGCGTAGGTGTAGCTATACGTTTTTAGTCGTTTCAATCCACGATTGGCAATTAATAGTTTCTTTATCACAATACTCACACCTCAAGGGTCGCGGGAACCTTATAGTATCGCCCCATTTCTCGTCTACAGTTTGAATAATTGATGAAGTGCAGTGGAAACTGCAGAACGATCCTGTTTAGTCAACGCCCCAGCCTTACGAATGACCAGTTTATCATCCAGAGTAAAAAGCTTCATCCTCACCACCGATGCTGATGGCAACCCAGCGTCATCCAGACCTTGAATATTGACATCCAAAGGCCAATCCGAATTGCTGGCACTGGTAATCATCGCCAATACCGACTGTCCCACCTGTTTATTAAAGTGACCTGCGTCAGATAAAACCAACGCCGGGCGCCGCTTGGTGGTTGTTCTATCCGTAAATGGAAAGGGCACCACGACCACATCAAAAGCCTCAAAGGTCACGATAAGCCTCTTCATCCGCTTCCGATACCCACTCAGTCAGAGTACCTTCGATACTTTGTGCAAAGGCTAGATCGACAGGTCTCGCTTTACGAAGATGGACATCATTACCATCAATATCAAAAACGATCTCATCGCCCGAATGCAGGTGAAGTAGTTTTCGTACAGGCTCAGGAATAGTCGCCTGATACTTGCTGGTTAATTTGCTTGTTGAAGTTTGCATATTCGCCTCTTACCACGGTAATACTAGTATTACCCATTACTTAATAGCCATTATAGCAATTCCACCCAATTTAGCAAAAGAATAGCTTAATAACTGCGCAACAGGGAGTGTTGATAGGCAAGGTGGTATACTATCCCCCCTAATGTATTCTTTTGATTTAGGTCTGCTTCCTTCGGGACATCTGCACTGCTTCCCTTTAAACGGGGATGATTCAACTGGCAAAGAGATTCACATTGCTCCTATCGGCAAGGCCTTCGCACGTAGTGTGGGTGAAGGTTTGTTCAGCCTGGCGGCGAGTAAATACGGTAAAGAACTTTCTCCAGCACTACAATACTGGCGCAATATTGCCTGCCAATATCTGAGTCAACGCTGTCGCTTGATGCCGATAGACTCACAGTTTCCTGATCCTGTTGAGTCGCTCACCGCCATAGAAACCATGCC comes from the Gammaproteobacteria bacterium genome and includes:
- a CDS encoding AbrB/MazE/SpoVT family DNA-binding domain-containing protein, with translation MQTSTSKLTSKYQATIPEPVRKLLHLHSGDEIVFDIDGNDVHLRKARPVDLAFAQSIEGTLTEWVSEADEEAYRDL
- a CDS encoding type II toxin-antitoxin system PemK/MazF family toxin produces the protein MTFEAFDVVVVPFPFTDRTTTKRRPALVLSDAGHFNKQVGQSVLAMITSASNSDWPLDVNIQGLDDAGLPSASVVRMKLFTLDDKLVIRKAGALTKQDRSAVSTALHQLFKL
- a CDS encoding transporter encodes the protein MKINSVASNNFQPAIGFSFTHTQKTSTFIEYYNDIAINSDTQKSRVVDAGIAYLLTPSIQLDFNAGFSLDQYSSDFMGVGVAIRF